One Pararhizobium capsulatum DSM 1112 DNA segment encodes these proteins:
- a CDS encoding aspartate aminotransferase family protein — translation MSEHSNELTAWDRDHFFHPSTHMGMHARGETPTRIIARGEGAYITDTNGRTSLDAFAGLYCVNVGYGRQKISDAIAAQAKNLAYYHAYVGHGTEASITLSNMIIDRAPKGMSRVYFGLSGSDANETNIKLIWYYNNILGRPEKKKIISRWRGYHGSGVMTGSLTGLELFHNLFDLPRAPILHTEAPYYFRRLDRSMSEEQFSQYCADKLEEMILAEGPDTIAAFIGEPILGTGGIVPPPDGYWQKIQAVLEKYDILLVADEVVTGFGRLGSMFGSDHYGIKPDLITIAKGLTSAYAPLSGSIVSHKMWQVLVEGSDKMGAIGHGWTYSAHPICAAAGIANLELVDELGLVENAGSTGAYFRAELAKAVAGHKNVGDVRGDGLMAAVEFVEDKDDREFFDSSRKIGPQVSAALLERGVIGRAMPQGDILGFAPPLCLTRAEADIVVKAAAGAIESVFSR, via the coding sequence ATGTCCGAACACAGCAACGAATTGACCGCCTGGGACCGCGACCACTTCTTCCACCCGTCCACCCACATGGGCATGCACGCGCGCGGCGAGACGCCGACGCGCATCATCGCCCGCGGCGAAGGCGCCTACATCACCGACACCAACGGCCGCACCAGCCTCGACGCTTTTGCCGGGCTCTATTGCGTCAATGTCGGCTACGGTCGCCAGAAGATTTCGGACGCAATCGCCGCGCAGGCGAAAAACCTTGCTTATTATCACGCCTATGTCGGCCATGGCACGGAAGCCTCGATCACACTGTCGAATATGATTATCGACCGGGCGCCAAAGGGCATGTCCCGGGTCTATTTCGGTCTCTCCGGTTCGGACGCCAACGAGACCAACATCAAGCTGATCTGGTACTACAACAACATCCTCGGCCGCCCGGAAAAGAAGAAGATCATTTCGCGCTGGCGTGGCTACCACGGCTCCGGCGTCATGACCGGCTCGCTGACCGGGCTTGAACTCTTCCACAACCTGTTCGACCTGCCGCGCGCGCCGATCTTGCACACGGAAGCCCCTTATTATTTCCGCCGTCTGGACCGCTCGATGAGCGAGGAACAGTTCTCGCAATATTGTGCCGACAAGCTGGAGGAGATGATCCTGGCGGAAGGGCCGGACACGATAGCCGCTTTCATCGGCGAGCCGATCCTCGGCACCGGCGGCATCGTTCCGCCACCGGACGGCTACTGGCAGAAGATACAGGCGGTGCTTGAAAAATACGACATCCTGCTGGTCGCCGACGAGGTCGTCACTGGTTTCGGCCGCCTTGGCTCGATGTTCGGCTCCGATCACTATGGCATCAAGCCGGACCTGATCACCATCGCCAAGGGCCTGACCTCGGCCTATGCGCCGCTGTCCGGTTCGATCGTCTCGCACAAAATGTGGCAGGTGCTGGTCGAAGGCTCCGACAAGATGGGCGCCATCGGCCACGGCTGGACCTATTCCGCCCACCCAATCTGCGCCGCCGCCGGCATCGCCAACCTCGAACTGGTCGACGAACTCGGTCTGGTCGAGAATGCCGGCTCCACCGGCGCCTATTTCCGCGCCGAACTCGCCAAGGCCGTCGCCGGCCACAAAAACGTCGGTGACGTGCGCGGCGACGGGTTGATGGCAGCGGTAGAGTTCGTCGAGGACAAGGACGATCGCGAGTTCTTCGACTCTTCCCGGAAGATCGGGCCGCAGGTTTCGGCCGCCCTCCTCGAACGCGGCGTCATCGGCCGCGCCATGCCGCAGGGCGATATCCTCGGCTTTGCCCCGCCGCTCTGCCTCACCCGCGCTGAAGCCGACATCGTGGTCAAGGCGGCCGCCGGCGCTATCGAGTCGGTATTCAGCCGCTGA
- a CDS encoding NAD-dependent succinate-semialdehyde dehydrogenase has translation MNAVFARPTCHEALERLKDKHLLKSLAYVGGRWIANGANRTLEVRDPASAAPLAWVSALDADETTTAIGAAASAFPKWRALLPQDRAKILRRWYELMLAAKDDLALIMTLEQGKPLTESEGEIDYAASFVEWYAEEGKRLNAESVTSHLAGAEMIVRREALGVVGIVTPWNFPCAMITRKAAAALAAGCTVVVHPSSETPLSALALAELGERAGIPAGVFNVATGDAATIVGRMSSDARVRAMSFTGSTEIGKLIAGQCAPTMKRLVMELGGHAPLIVFADADVDKAVDIAVNAKFATSGQDCLAANRIYVERPALSAFNAAFKTRIEALKVGTGLEAGIEIGPLIHERAIAKVEEQVSDALARGGTLLTGGARHKAGPLFYTPTLLADVPADALIMHEETFGPVAAVSAFDSEAEVIARANDTEYGLVAYVVTENGARQMRLGRALEYGMVAINRVKITGGPIPFGGWKQSGIGREGSRHGLEAFTELKYLCIDTAA, from the coding sequence ATGAACGCCGTATTCGCACGCCCCACCTGTCATGAGGCGCTAGAGCGCCTGAAGGACAAGCATCTGCTGAAATCGCTGGCCTATGTCGGCGGCCGCTGGATTGCCAATGGGGCGAACCGCACGCTCGAGGTGCGCGATCCCGCCTCCGCCGCACCGCTCGCCTGGGTATCCGCCCTGGATGCGGACGAGACCACCACGGCCATCGGCGCGGCAGCGTCCGCGTTCCCGAAATGGCGGGCGCTGCTGCCGCAGGACCGTGCCAAAATTCTCCGCCGCTGGTACGAGTTGATGCTCGCCGCCAAGGATGACCTGGCGCTGATCATGACTCTGGAACAGGGAAAGCCGCTGACGGAATCCGAAGGCGAAATCGACTACGCCGCCTCCTTCGTCGAATGGTATGCCGAGGAAGGCAAGCGGCTGAATGCCGAGAGCGTCACCAGCCACCTGGCAGGAGCCGAAATGATCGTGCGCCGCGAGGCGCTCGGTGTCGTCGGCATCGTCACGCCCTGGAACTTTCCCTGCGCGATGATTACCCGCAAGGCAGCGGCGGCGCTGGCAGCCGGCTGCACGGTCGTCGTTCACCCCTCCTCCGAAACACCCTTGTCCGCGCTGGCACTGGCCGAGCTTGGGGAGCGGGCCGGCATTCCGGCCGGCGTGTTCAACGTCGCCACCGGCGACGCCGCAACCATCGTCGGCCGTATGAGCAGCGATGCCCGGGTACGTGCGATGAGCTTCACCGGGTCGACGGAGATCGGCAAGCTGATTGCCGGACAGTGCGCGCCGACAATGAAGCGGCTGGTGATGGAACTCGGCGGCCATGCGCCGCTGATCGTCTTTGCCGATGCCGATGTCGACAAGGCGGTGGATATCGCCGTCAATGCCAAGTTCGCGACCTCCGGCCAGGATTGCCTTGCCGCCAACCGCATCTATGTCGAGCGCCCGGCGCTATCAGCCTTCAACGCTGCCTTCAAGACCCGTATCGAAGCCTTGAAAGTCGGCACGGGGCTGGAGGCAGGCATCGAGATCGGCCCGCTGATTCATGAGCGGGCAATTGCCAAGGTCGAGGAACAGGTTTCCGACGCGCTTGCCCGCGGCGGCACCCTCCTGACCGGCGGCGCGCGCCACAAGGCCGGGCCGTTGTTCTACACGCCGACACTTCTCGCCGACGTGCCCGCCGATGCGCTGATCATGCATGAGGAAACATTCGGGCCGGTCGCGGCAGTCTCCGCCTTCGACAGCGAGGCCGAAGTCATCGCCCGCGCCAACGATACCGAATACGGCTTGGTCGCCTATGTCGTCACGGAGAATGGCGCGCGCCAGATGCGGCTCGGCCGGGCTCTCGAATATGGCATGGTGGCGATCAACCGGGTGAAGATCACCGGCGGCCCGATCCCCTTCGGCGGCTGGAAACAGTCCGGTATCGGCCGCGAAGGCTCCCGCCACGGCCTCGAGGCCTTCACCGAACTCAAATATCTCTGCATCGACACGGCCGCCTGA
- a CDS encoding Lrp/AsnC family transcriptional regulator — translation MKLDAIDLRILEAVQRDGRITKVALAEEVGLSPTPCWMRLRKLEKAGIVSGYHARVAVRRLAPVASVMMEVTLENHRQADFDRFERAVAAIPEITACWSVGGGVDYILRIMAADIDAYQRLVDGLLDREIGIARYFTYIVTKTVKEETALPLSVLLAAPEAPNS, via the coding sequence ATGAAACTTGACGCGATCGACCTGCGCATCCTTGAGGCCGTCCAGCGTGACGGCCGCATCACCAAGGTGGCGCTGGCAGAAGAAGTCGGCCTGTCGCCAACCCCCTGCTGGATGCGGCTGCGCAAGTTGGAAAAAGCCGGCATCGTCTCGGGCTACCACGCCCGCGTCGCGGTCCGTCGCCTGGCGCCAGTCGCCAGCGTCATGATGGAAGTCACCCTCGAAAACCACCGGCAGGCGGATTTCGATCGCTTCGAACGCGCTGTTGCCGCCATTCCCGAAATCACCGCCTGCTGGTCGGTCGGCGGCGGGGTCGATTATATCCTGAGGATCATGGCTGCCGATATCGACGCCTACCAGCGTCTGGTCGACGGCCTGCTCGACCGCGAAATCGGCATCGCCCGCTATTTCACCTACATCGTCACCAAGACGGTGAAGGAGGAAACTGCGTTGCCGCTGTCGGTGCTTTTGGCCGCGCCGGAAGCACCGAACAGCTAG
- a CDS encoding amino acid synthesis family protein, which yields MDIGVRKIATFIEETVIEGGRDAERPITMVVVAAILRNPWAGRGFVENLRPEILRVAPVLGQELTRRLLALMPAEKVEAFGKTAAVGVNGEIEHGSALIHTLRFGNVFRDAVHGTSYLEFTNTRAAPGALLSLPMTHKTESGKRSHFLTASFQIADAPGPDEIVVAIGTCDSGRAHARIADRFQDMAEMEAEMHA from the coding sequence ATGGATATCGGCGTCAGGAAAATTGCCACGTTCATCGAGGAGACCGTCATCGAAGGCGGCAGGGATGCGGAACGGCCCATCACCATGGTGGTTGTCGCGGCCATCCTGCGTAATCCCTGGGCCGGACGGGGTTTCGTCGAAAACCTGCGGCCGGAAATCCTGCGCGTGGCGCCGGTGCTCGGCCAGGAACTGACACGCCGCCTGTTGGCTCTGATGCCAGCCGAAAAGGTCGAGGCGTTCGGCAAGACCGCCGCCGTCGGCGTCAATGGAGAAATCGAGCACGGCTCGGCCCTGATCCATACTCTGCGCTTCGGAAACGTCTTCCGCGACGCCGTCCACGGTACCTCCTACCTGGAATTCACCAACACGCGCGCGGCTCCCGGCGCGCTCCTGTCGTTGCCGATGACGCACAAGACCGAATCCGGCAAGCGCTCGCACTTCCTCACCGCGAGCTTCCAGATCGCCGATGCGCCGGGACCCGACGAAATCGTCGTCGCGATCGGCACCTGCGATAGCGGTCGGGCGCATGCCCGCATCGCCGACCGTTTCCAGGACATGGCGGAGATGGAAGCCGAAATGCACGCGTGA
- a CDS encoding helix-turn-helix domain-containing protein — MDQKSQILSLRDVASQINSGGDLTAVLRDLIIAACRHAHWALGSIMAIDAAHGYAHVVVRHDPTLIQRQLPDKWELATSPSLIALQRNEPVYIRDARESEEFPGYRREAFERDYRTVLVMPMNCADSEGRPMVLSVIARQITEVSEDDLAFLGMIVHLGAIAVERQHRLEAEKRSSDRLQKALQAHTSLLEHVLTDGSVASLSSMIGALLPNPLVVIDFTTNQVIPGHSPNLGQFEDAAWQEAAATSLRRPLMRAARDAIDRGSSETANLFLDDGTRRFTISARIEPLNVDAQLVGALIIFPSSREFGDLDLLMLDSAKYALNVQMMRSFIRFRFETRTQTELFFEVVEQRWRNAGDLLQRAQRLGLNFATAQQMIVVDFPDRTKNLGGISIDVEHSVARILQQATIPANVIATDGGLVCLVPFDASKRQEKLNKVMRRVAEDLGRSFEEEPVVVASNRCNGLADYPAAWERCSRTIRIGRSFGRTGALSGQDFGPLPLLVAASDAGDIRGFVHDSVGAIAEHDRDNGTPYLETLSTYLQEGCRSQACADTMGLHVTTLRYRLSRIQELFGIDVETPEKRFAVELALRLHAVIANRSPAEN; from the coding sequence GTGGACCAGAAATCGCAGATCCTGTCATTGAGGGATGTCGCCAGCCAGATCAACAGTGGGGGCGATCTCACGGCTGTACTGCGCGACCTGATTATTGCCGCCTGCCGCCATGCGCATTGGGCATTGGGCTCGATCATGGCGATCGATGCGGCCCATGGTTATGCCCATGTCGTCGTGCGGCATGATCCGACGCTGATCCAACGGCAACTGCCGGACAAGTGGGAACTGGCGACAAGCCCCTCGCTGATTGCGCTTCAGCGCAACGAGCCTGTCTATATCCGCGATGCGCGAGAATCCGAGGAGTTTCCCGGCTATCGGCGCGAGGCGTTCGAGCGTGATTACCGCACGGTTCTGGTCATGCCGATGAACTGTGCCGATAGCGAGGGCCGGCCGATGGTGCTGAGCGTGATCGCGCGCCAGATCACCGAAGTCTCCGAAGACGATCTCGCATTCCTTGGCATGATCGTGCATCTGGGAGCGATTGCCGTCGAGCGGCAGCACCGGCTGGAGGCGGAGAAGCGCTCGTCCGACCGTCTGCAGAAAGCCTTGCAGGCGCATACGTCGCTATTGGAACATGTGCTGACCGACGGATCGGTCGCCTCGCTGTCGAGCATGATCGGCGCCCTCTTACCCAATCCGCTTGTTGTCATCGATTTCACCACCAACCAGGTGATACCTGGCCACTCTCCCAATCTTGGCCAGTTCGAGGATGCCGCCTGGCAGGAGGCGGCAGCGACGTCGCTGCGCCGGCCATTGATGCGCGCCGCGCGCGATGCGATCGATCGCGGCAGCAGCGAGACGGCCAATCTGTTTCTCGATGACGGAACGCGCCGGTTCACGATTTCGGCACGGATCGAGCCGCTGAATGTCGATGCCCAGCTGGTCGGTGCGCTGATCATCTTTCCGTCGTCGCGCGAATTCGGCGATTTGGACCTGCTGATGCTCGATAGCGCCAAGTATGCGCTCAATGTCCAGATGATGCGCAGTTTCATCCGCTTCCGGTTCGAGACCCGCACCCAGACGGAACTGTTTTTCGAAGTCGTCGAGCAGCGCTGGCGCAATGCCGGGGACCTGCTGCAGCGGGCGCAACGCCTCGGGCTCAATTTTGCAACTGCGCAGCAGATGATCGTCGTCGACTTTCCGGACCGCACGAAAAACCTTGGTGGCATCTCGATCGATGTCGAGCACAGCGTCGCACGCATATTGCAGCAGGCGACGATACCGGCGAACGTGATTGCCACCGACGGCGGGCTGGTCTGCCTCGTGCCCTTCGATGCCAGCAAGCGGCAGGAAAAGCTCAATAAGGTGATGCGCCGTGTCGCCGAGGATCTCGGGCGGTCCTTCGAGGAAGAACCGGTTGTCGTCGCTAGCAATCGCTGCAACGGCCTTGCGGATTATCCCGCAGCCTGGGAGCGATGCAGCCGCACGATCCGCATTGGCCGTTCCTTCGGTCGCACCGGCGCGCTGTCCGGGCAGGATTTCGGGCCGCTGCCTTTGCTGGTCGCGGCGTCCGATGCCGGCGATATCCGCGGGTTTGTCCATGACAGCGTCGGCGCCATCGCCGAGCATGACCGCGACAACGGCACGCCCTATCTCGAAACGCTATCGACCTATTTGCAGGAAGGCTGCCGCAGCCAGGCCTGCGCGGATACGATGGGCCTGCATGTGACGACGCTGCGATACCGCCTGTCGCGTATCCAGGAGCTGTTCGGCATCGATGTGGAGACGCCGGA